The Spinacia oleracea cultivar Varoflay chromosome 2, BTI_SOV_V1, whole genome shotgun sequence DNA segment AAGAGTTTCTTAGTGTAGTCTTAACAACAACCTTACAAACTCAAAACGTAAAACACTTTTTGAGCTTGAGAAGCTAAAATGTATTGACGCTTACGAACTCAAAACAATATGTAATGATCCCTCAACCCTGGGCATGAACATCCCACCAATCGCATTTGAAAAAATGACTCGATTTTCTCCAATATATTAAGCTTCTATTGTTGAGCTTGAGAAGCTAAAATGTATTGACGCGTACGAACTCAAAACAATTTGTAATGATCCCTCGACCCTAGGCATGGACATCCCACCAATCGCATTTGAAAAAATGACCCGATTTCCTCCAATATATTAAGCTTCTATGATTTCTTGTAAGAGCCATACCATTCTAGATTTAAAGCTCCAGTTTCTCCTTTCACAAGAACCCCGCTATTTTATGTTTTTCTCCCCCTTTCACTTTCCTTAGTGCGATACGATACATCGACCCATTAACCATGTATCTATTGACAGACACCACTGCACGATCTGGACCTTGTGCCAATGATATTAAATTTTTGGTAGAACTTGAATGTTTTTTCTTGTACAATGTTTTGACctataaatataaaaaatataggTTTTAGAGGATtgctaaaattataaaaagaaaatattaaacaaggattttattttattaaaattcttaCTAGATCTATATTCCACTTAATGAATTTTCTTTTACGAGAAAAAACCACCCCCCTGGCTTTGTCGCATCGCGATTAATTTTACCATAAAAATGTAGAGTATATATAATggaatacaaagtacaaacttACTCGACGAATGGTTACACTTATTCACAATTTTCAACACATTttagtgaattttttttgtatccCTTTGTACTAAGTAAACGAGGATTTTCCTTCCCAGATGCTCTACCTCTTGTCCCGAATATAAGCATGCAAGCAGTTGAACTAATATCTTCATCACCATTATCCTCACAAATACTATCTTGCTTGTTGAATTTTGTTTCTATATCATCCATACATCTTGAACAAAATGTCAATCACTCCCCTAAAAGACAACCTTCTGCCATTCATCCCTCTAGGTGACCTTTATTATGTACATATCCTTCTAGTTTGCTAAGATACTTGTTAAGTAGTACCACTAGTAAGTATTTTACTAttatcatttgaataaaaaagaagtacAAAAAATATAACTTTGCATATCTTTCAATAAGGTACATCCAATAATAATGAACTGGCCCGGTGATCAAAGCCTCGCTTGCAGGGAAGAAGAGAGTCAATTAGGCGCGAACAAAAAATGACAGTGTGTTGGGTTCGTTTAAGATTTGATCTCATTCTTTGATTTTGTTTCAATCCAATGGTTCACAAAGGTTGTTAGTTTTCATTATAGGGGAGGTTCTTGCCATAGAGAGAAAATTAGATCTTTCGCTTCCCTAGGCGCAGTGGATGGTTGTCCCTACTCACAAGCCATAACCTTCACAAAGGGAATTCCCCTTAATGTATCCACCATTTTGTTAAACAACGGGTAACTATATAAACGGACGGGAGCAACCCCAAAATCCAACTAACTACATCAGCACTCCAATATGCAACAAGGGGGATATCCATCCTTGGATTAACACCCTTAAATAAAGATCTTTGAAGATGGATTATCTCTGACGTTAGCAAACAACATTCACAAAGGGTGTTCCCCCTATTTTACTCACAAGTAGGGGTATGCAAAATTTGTCCAGACCATAGGCAATTAGTCCGATTTCTGGGTAGAGAAATATGATTTTTCGGTCTTCGATCTGGTACGGTCCAAAACCCTTTGAAATCGGGTTTTGGGTTGGACCGGTTTTTccttaaatatataatataaactatttaaaaagttaattctctcctttaacatgtaaatattactataatgagatatattttattttagcttaTAAAAAAGGACTTAaacaattgatttttttttaaatcttttttaccataatttttcgaaaaaataaaaaatgtataGACTTCGGATTACAACCGGTCCGGATCGGGTTTTGGATCGATTTTCCGGTCCGGCCCGGGTCAGGTCCAAGCTTAAACGGTCCGGTCTCCGGGTCTTGAATTATCAAAATTCCATCCCTGGCTTAGACGAGAGGGTCTGGTTGTTTATTTATACGGTACTTGTAACATTTATACCACCACAAATATTAGGCACATTTACCTAGGAAATTGACAATACTAGGTTTGTTGGCTAAGTTTGTTCTTAAATATTTTCCCGATCCCCCATCCGGTCATCCCCATCATTCACTTTATTATGATGCAGCTAGCTAATGTTTTGTAAGTGGATAGAACACCTTTGTCTTTCACTTTTAAAGTATATGCAACACAAGTGAGATAAGTGGTGGAAACTTATTATCAAAATAAGCGAAAAGGCTACATCTACACAAGGGGTATGGAATAGTTCCATACCCTTGCATCTGATTGGTCCAAAATTTTGGTGATGAGCGGCAAACGTGGGGCAATTTGGGGGGAAATTTTTTTGTGGAATTGCGCCACTTTCACAATCCTTCCCTTTCCGGCCAACTTTGGTCCTAAAAAAAAATGGTAATTAATAATTTCAGACACAATTATCTCCCCAAAATTAGTTCCCCTAGAAATTAgcactatttaattaattagaacttaGCACTAATTAttaccctagaaattaaaatcgaaagcTTCATTGACGGGAGTCAATTTGAAGTGAATTTCCACGGCACCAGAGTTATACAAATTCCGTCAACAACAAAACTTCCGGCGACCTCTGCCGAGAGGTGGTTAGTATCAAATTCCAGCGTTACCAAAAGTTCCGGCCACAATAGGGTTTAAGAATCAAATTCCGATCACAACAAGAGTACCGGCGACCATAATTGAGAGGGTTTAATAATCAAATACCGTAGTCAACAAAAGTTCCGGCGAACACAACTGAGAGCTGGTAAATTCTATTCAATATTGcaataattattttgttaaattcGGCAATTGACCTGATACTTGTAGGGTATATTTATTCAATATCAAATGAAAGTATGAGTTAATTGGTGATATTTGTAATAATAAACAAGGGTGGGTATCAATTATTAAGTTAATGTTGCATCAAATGTATGTGTGAAATTTGGGTGGCGGAGTTGTCGAAGCCATTGATAGCAGAGTAGAGGGGATAAGGTGCTCAAATTTAGTATGATCAATTAAATACTCGAAAAAACATTTAGTATGACGTACCTGCATGCATGCAATGATAAATTGAATATTAATgtataaattgaaaattttagtATGCCTTTGAATTATGTTTGTGTAATAGCAGCGTGATTTTGAAATTATGTTTGTGTAATGGCAGCGTGATGGATAACATAGAAGAGCATCCTAGGTTACCCATAGACCTGAATGAAAGTGGTGAAACAGAAGAATTAGTTAAACCTAGGGTAGGGATATGCTTTGTATCAGGAGCCGACTTTAGTAGATTTTGTCATGAATATGCTTACAGGGAAGGTTTCGAGCTTTTTATAAAAAGCAGTGAGTTGCTGAAAGAGTTTAAGGCTAAGGGGGTTTGTAGAAGAGGTGTAGGAGATAAAGAGGCGAAGCCAGATATGACGAAACGTATGAGGTTCAAATGTAAGAGTGGGGGTCAGGCAAAAACGGAAGGTTGTAATGTCACTGGTTGCAAAATGTTTGTTTATGGGGTTTTGAGGGGAGGAAAATATGACATAACGAGTTGTAAGCTGGCGCATAACCATGAACTCAATCCTTCGTGTAGTAATTTAATGGTTAACTATAGAAGTATTGATCAAGGAACGTTTGAGAGAGCGATCATCAATGATAACGCGGGAATTAGCATAAATAGGAACTTCAGTGCACAGGTTCTTGAGCATGGTGGGTTTGATAATATGACTTTCAACAATCGAGATCTGAGGAATGCAATTAATTTAGATCGACGTATGACAAGGTGTATGGGAGATGCAAGGGCACTAGAAGATTACTTCAAGAAGCAACATGAACTGAATAATGAATTTTATAGTTGTCTTAAAGTTGGTGAAGATGGGACGTTGTTGAATTCTTTCTGGTCTGATGCCCGGAGCAGAGATTCCTATAAATACTTTGCACATGTAATAGCATTCGACACAACCTTCTCTGTGAACAGGTGTTATTCTGAATTAACTTCTGCTAACCAAGAAACGTGAATGAATGAAATGTCGGGTGCTAATATGTTGTTTCCCCATGCAGGTTCCGTATGCCCTTTGCACCCTTTATCGGTATCAACCACCACGGATCATCTATAATATTTGGGGCTGCATTAATCACGCACGAAGACACGGAAAACTTTGTATGGGTGTTTGAGAAATTTCAGAAGTGCATGGGTACGAAACCAAAAGGAATATGTACAGATCAGTGTAGGGCGATTGGTAGAGCAGTGGAGGTTGTGTTCCCCGGTGTCCCGCACAGATTTTGTTTATGGCATCTCCTCCAGAATGCGGCGAAGAACCTGGGAACCAATGCCAATTGGAAAGATATTGACCGTTTAATACGTACAGCTGTCCATGATATGATGGATCTGGAAGAATTTGACGAAGCTTGGTGTATAATAATGGACAAATATGGTCTAAGGGAAGCAAGTTGGATGAAGGAGCAATATGAAACAAGGAGTCAATGGGCGCCCGCGTATTGTAGAGGCACTTTTTGGGCTGGGATGTCTTCCACGCAAAGGAGTGAAGGTATGAATAGGTTTTTTAAAACTCAAGTTAATTTACAATGTGGGTTTCTTACATTTGTGAAACGGTACGAGCAAGCTTTGAAGAATAAAGCCGCGGAGGAAGCAGATAATACTAGCGGAGTACGTTTTTCAAAAGTCGTACACAAATGTAATGTTTGCGGAGGTGAAGAAAGAGTGTGAAGGTTTGCTTCACACAAATGTTACGAAGAAGGACTATACACTGGGGTCAGCAGTATTCTACGTAGCTGTTGAAAGGTTCCGCACTgtaatttggcgaaaaaaaattcaagaccTTCGACGTGACATGTGATAAGTCTAAGGGTTAATTTTCGTGCTCGTGCAAATTGTTTGAGTTTAGAGGTATATTTTGCAGACACATAATTTGTgccatgtgttaggttatgatacatatgacactacatagatcatgcggaaacaaccattaacccaggacaacatattatttacacataatcatatagcataatttagatgcatactctttgttgcgtgccctccctagatgcgcccgaaccgaacaagaacaagtcttttaggactccaagtgtcgtccctccgtagatagtccacagcacgtccggatccgccttaagattgaccaactagaatcgcccttaaggtactagaaaatttcggcacttttggagcaagatgtgtgtttgaattttctctcaaaaaactcacttttgaatactttgaaaacttgtgtataaattatgacccctaggcctttatttatagagttatggaaaaggaatcgtaatcctagtaggatgcgaattaattggaattagaatcctacatgaattctatttaattaatttatccaattaggaatagaaatttaatcatacactgactcttgtagattcaggaatcacgcatgagcacaaactcacacacacacggcagccacaagggctgcccatgcgcgtgcgagcagcagcccgcgcagcacggcccacgcagccgtggcctcttggcgcgcgctgggcctgccttgcggtaggcctgggcgctgccttggctgggcttgtggcgcgcatgcttgctgggcgatggccccggcttcgtgctgggccttcgtccggcaagcctcgtccgatgctaattcgtacgatacgcttccgattaaatttccatttccggaatctatttccgatacgaacaatatttaatatttccgattccggaattaatttccgtttcgaacaaatatttaatatttccgtttccggaattattttccgattccggcaatatttccgattctgacaatatttccgtttccggtaatatttccgattctggtaatatttccatttccaataatattttccgatacgtaccatgtttccgtttccggcaacatctacgacttggataatattcatatttccgatacgatccatatttccatttctggcaatatcatcgtttccggagtattcatttcttgcctgtgacgatcttagctcccactgaaaccaagatccgtcggttccgaatattcatagatggagtatttaatgccattaaatacttgatccgtttacgtactatttgtgtgaccctacgggttcagtcaagagtaagctgtggattaatatcattaattccacttgaactgaagcggcctctagctaggcattcagctcacttgatctcactgaattattaacttgttaattaatactgaaccgcatttattagacttaacatagaatgcatacttggaccaagggcattatttccttcagtctcccacttgtccttagggacaagtgtgcatttcctaattcctttgtcgctcgatgcttgctcttgaacataaggtaagagttgtcatccttattatgtccagaggtgttcctcggtttcagagttcaactgatcaaataaacagataatcatagcctatgattcatccgagcacggccatgcatttcacagtttctagctctccgagtggccttgtacaacttttaagcatctcatcccgatttatgggaggacaatcccaatcttgcgatcttgagattagacttcgtttgataggtgattacctgagcgttgcctttatagcctccttttacggtgcgacggttggtcaacgtcaaagcaaccagttctcaaacaagtaatctcaaatcactcaggtattgaggatttagtgtctaataatttaatgaaatttacttatgacagactttcatctcttacagtaaagtttcataggtcttgtccgatactagtcttcccaaagtaagtatctatgcaaatgattatgacattgccatgtccacatagttcaagaaacagaactactagtcaacttgcattctaatcgtctaacgttttctatgcgtccaattttatagaaaactccgattagggaccattttcaacctttgacattcaagttcacttgatagacatttcttagtcacaggactggtcctgacagtctatcttgaatatatcgtcaaattgaagggactcatcatttaataaaccacaaattaaatggaaaaatgaatttctttcatttattgtgaatgattaaccaataatgttttacaaagatttaaactctaaaactttaaaacattaaacagagacatcaaagccattctccaatatgcttgattcccatagctgcagtgtgcgagttgtgcttcgcttgcggcagaggttgagttaatggatctgatatgttgtcatcagttccaattttgcttatctcgacttcttttctttcaacgaactctcgtagaaggtgaaatctacgaagtacatgcttgactctctggtggtgtctaggctcttttgcctgtgcaatagctccgttattatcacaatacagggctattggtcctttaatggaggggactacaccaagttctcctatgaacttccttagccatatagcttcctttgctgcttcatgtgcagcaatgtactccgcttcagttgtagaatccgcaatggtgctttgcttagcacttttccagcttactgctcctccgttgaggcagaagataaacccagactgtgatctgaaatcatctttgtcggtttggaaacttgcgtccgtatagcctttaacaattaattcatcatctccaccatagaccaggaagtcatctttgtgccttttcaggtacttcagaatgtttttggcagcagtccaatgcgcctctcctgggtctgactggtatctgctcgtagcactgagtgcgtacgcaacatccgggcgtgtacatatcatagcatacattattgaaccaatcaatgatgcatatggaatcccattcattcgtctacgctcatcaagtgtttttgggcactgagtcttgcttagagtcattccatgagacatgggtaggtagcctcgcttggagtccgccatcttgaacctatcaagcaccttattgatataagtgctttgactaagtccaatcatctttttagatctatctctgtaaatcttgatgcccaatatgtactgtgcttctcctagatccttcatcgaaaaacatttcccaagccaaatcttgacagagttcaacataggaatgtcatttccgataagcaatatgtcgtcgacatataatactaggaaagcaattttgctcccactgaccttcttgtatacacaagattcgtctgcgttcttgatgaaaccaaagtcactgactgcttcatcaaaacgtatattccagctcctggatgcctgcttcaatccgtagattgacttctttagcttgcatacctttttagcattctttggatcctcaaaaccttcaggctgtgtcataaacacagtttctgttaaaacgccgtttaagaaagcagttttgacatccatctgccatatttcgtaatcgtaatatgcagcgattgctaacattattcgaatagactttagcattgcaactggtgaaaaggtttcatcgtaatccacaccgtggacttgcctgtaaccttttgcaaccaatctagctttgaaaacttcaagtttcccatccttgtcttttttcagtttgaaaacccatttgcttccaatggcttggtagccatctggcaaatcgaccaaatcccatacttggttttcagacatggagtctaattcagattgcatggcttcttgccattgcttggagctagggctcgtcatagcttgcttgtaagtcgcaggttcatcactttcaagtaatagaacgtcatagctctcgttcgtcaaaatacctaagtacctttccggttgagatctatatctttgcgatctacgcggggtaacatttctagattgaccatgattctcaccagattcttctaaagatctctgagtttcatcctgaatgtcatcttgagcattctctagagtttgttgttcgactcgaatttcttcgaggtctacttttctcccacttgtcattttggaaatgtgatccttcttcaaaaagacaccatctcgagcaacaaacactttgttctcagatgtattgtagaagtaatacccctttgtttcctttggatagcccacaaggatacatttgtcagattttggatgaagtttgtctgaaattaatcgtttgacgtatacttcacatccccaaatcttaagaaaagacacatttggaggctttccaaaccataattcgtatggagtcttttcgacagctttagacggagctctatttatagtgagtgcagctgtatttagtgcatgtccccaaaattctaatggaagttcggcctgacccatcattgacctgaccatgtctagcaaggttctgttcctccgttctgacacaccgttccattgtggtgttccaggaggagtcaattctgatagaattccacattctttcagatggtcatcaaattcatagctcagatattcaccgcctctatcagaccgcagtgccttaatcttcttgcctaattgattctctacttcactctgaaattccttgaatttgtcaaaggattcagacttatgcttcattaggtagacataaccatacctactgaagtcatcagtgaaagtgataaagtagctgaaaccacctctagcatttgtactcattggtccacatacatctgtatggattaaacccaatagttcatttgctctttctccaactttagagaaaggttgctttgtcattttgccaagtaaacatgattcgcatttaccataatcctctaagtcaaatggttctagaattccttccctttgaagtctttccaagcgcttcaagtttatatggcctaatcgacaatgccacagataggtgagatctgaatcatcctttttggcctttttggtatttatgttatatacttgtttgtcgtgatctaataaataaagtccattgactaatctagcagatccataaaacatctctttaaaataaaacgaacaactattgtcttttattataaaggaaaatcccttagcatctaagcaagaaactgaaatgatgtttttagtaagacttggaacatggaaacattcttccagttccaaaactagcccggagggcaacgacaaatagtaagttcctacggctaatgcagcaatccgtgctccatttcccactcgtaggtcgacttctcccttgcttaactttctacttcttcttagtccctgtggattggaacataagtgtgagccacaacctgtatctaatacccaagaagttgaattagcaagtatacagtctataacgaaaatacctgaagatggaacgactgttccgttcttctgatcttcctttagctttggacattctcttttgtaatggcctattccatcacaataaagacagtttgatgtggacttgtcctgctttgatttagcattgcccttggactttccacctttcttgaatggtctctttctagccttgag contains these protein-coding regions:
- the LOC110796494 gene encoding protein FAR1-RELATED SEQUENCE 5-like yields the protein MDNIEEHPRLPIDLNESGETEELVKPRVGICFVSGADFSRFCHEYAYREGFELFIKSSELLKEFKAKGVCRRGVGDKEAKPDMTKRMRFKCKSGGQAKTEGCNVTGCKMFVYGVLRGGKYDITSCKLAHNHELNPSCSNLMVNYRSIDQGTFERAIINDNAGISINRNFSAQVLEHGGFDNMTFNNRDLRNAINLDRRMTRCMGDARALEDYFKKQHELNNEFYSCLKVGEDGTLLNSFWSDARSRDSYKYFAHVIAFDTTFSVNRFRMPFAPFIGINHHGSSIIFGAALITHEDTENFVWVFEKFQKCMGTKPKGICTDQCRAIGRAVEVVFPGVPHRFCLWHLLQNAAKNLGTNANWKDIDRLIRTAVHDMMDLEEFDEAWCIIMDKYGLREASWMKEQYETRSQWAPAYCRGTFWAGMSSTQRSEGMNRFFKTQVNLQCGFLTFVKRYEQALKNKAAEEADNTSGVRFSKVVHKCNVCGGEERV